The genomic window CCAGCGCCCAGACCGCAACCGCCGCAGGGATGCAACTGACACCGCCGGCGATGACAAAGGCCATCGCGGCGCCCTGGCTCATCCCCTGCTGCAACAGCCCGTCGATCAGGGGGACGGCCGCATATCCGTTCAGATAGGCCGGCGCGCCCACCAGAGCCGCCAGCAGGATCGACCCGATGCCATCGCCGCCAACGATCCCTGCGATCAGATCAGCCGGAATGTAGCGGATCAGCAGGGTTTGCAGCACATAGGCCAGCGCCAGCCATTTCCCGAG from Rhodophyticola sp. CCM32 includes these protein-coding regions:
- a CDS encoding permease; this translates as MGLLDRGPRRTLFAETAWSNLVFLGKWLALAYVLQTLLIRYIPADLIAGIVGGDGIGSILLAALVGAPAYLNGYAAVPLIDGLLQQGMSQGAAMAFVIAGGVSCIPAAVAVWALVKPRVFAAYLGLALTGAILAGIVWGAFA